From Pagrus major chromosome 2, Pma_NU_1.0, one genomic window encodes:
- the LOC141014859 gene encoding cdc42 effector protein 3, with protein sequence MPAKTPMYLKTTTPKKGKKLKLRDVLSGDMISPPLGDVRHSAHVGPEGEGDMFGDVGFLQGKMSMLPSLTRMQNGHSRSHSVERGQDDSFTAKQDSHNYAYNGFHYQHSSSGLLKTTISMPVFIAHEQAPPKPPRLHLDDPSPPSLPSQQNHFPHHQTETNHKQANGFSHTDGHRQQHPTRSLFENGVVGRLASEPCRDISISPNIRRLVPSSGSFSEVSSEDSISEICGPLDVRRGLSLDSDAGLSNEDLRSERSESPCAAFQPAGLTVSSAVSRSDSMAGLDLDLGPSILEDVLSIMDRFKTEDNRCEL encoded by the coding sequence ATGCCGGCGAAGACGCCAATGTACCTAAAAACTACAACTCCCAAGAAGGGGAAGAAGCTGAAGCTGCGTGACGTCCTGTCAGGTGATATGATCAGCCCCCCGCTGGGCGACGTACGTCACAGCGCCCACGTGGGGCCCGAAGGTGAAGGCGACATGTTTGGAGACGTGGGCTTCCTGCAGGGTAAGATGAGCATGCTGCCGTCTCTGACCCGGATGCAGAACGGACACTCGCGCTCGCACAGCGTGGAGAGAGGCCAGGACGACAGCTTCACCGCCAAACAGGACTCACACAACTACGCCTACAACGGTTTCCACTACCAGCACTCCTCCTCCGGCCTGCTGAAGACCACCATCTCCATGCCCGTGTTCATCGCCCACGAGCAGGCTCCACCCAAACCTCCGCGCCTCCACCTGGACGACCCCTCGCCTCCCTCTCTGCCCTCCCAGCAGAACCACTTCCCGCACCATCAGACGGAGACGAACCACAAACAGGCCAACGGCTTCAGTCACACAGACggccacagacagcagcacccGACCCGGTCGCTCTTTGAGAACGGCGTGGTTGGTCGTTTGGCGTCAGAGCCCTGCCGAGACATCTCCATCTCCCCCAACATCCGCAGGCTCGTCCCCTCCTCCGGCTCCTTCTCAGAGGTCTCCTCTGAGGACTCCATCTCAGAGATCTGCGGGCCCCTGGACGTCCGCCGGGGCCTCAGCCTGGACTCTGACGCCGGCCTGAGCAACGAGGATCTGAGGAGCGAACGCAGCGAGTCGCCCTGCGCCGCCTTCCAGCCGGCCGGCCTCACAGTGTCATCCGCCGTGTCACGTTCAGACTCTATGGCGGGTTTAGATCTGGATCTGGGTCCATCCATCCTGGAGGATGTCCTGAGTATCATGGACCGCTTCAAGACTGAGGACAACCGCTGTGAGCTTTGA
- the ercc2 gene encoding general transcription and DNA repair factor IIH helicase subunit XPD has product MKLNIDGLLVYFPYDYIYPEQYSYMLELKRTLDAKGHGVLEMPSGTGKTISLLSLIVAYQKAFPLEVTKLIYCSRTVPEIEKVVEELRKLMEFYSKQTGESNNFLALALSSRKNLCIHPEVSALRYGKEVDGKCHSLTASYIRAQRHSDPNLPSCRFYEEFDSVGRQVPLPAGIYNLDDLKDFGRRKGWCPYYLARHSILHANIVVYSYHYLLDPKIADLVSKELAKNSVVVFDEAHNIDNVCIDSMSVNITRRTLDRCQNNVDTLQNTISKIKETDAAKLKQEYRRLVEGLKEANVARETDVYLANPVLPDEILREAVPGTIRTAEHFVGFLRRFMEYLKSRLRVHHVVQESTPQFLKDIFEKVCIDRKPLRFCAERLQSLLRTLEIADIADFSAVTLISNFATLVSTYSQGFTIIIEPFEDRTPTIANPVLHFSCMDPSIAIKPVFQRFQSVVITSGTLSPLDIYPRILDFRPVTMASFTMTLARTCLCPLIVGRGNDQVALSSKFETREDFAVIRNYGNLLLEMSAIVPDGIVAFFTSYVYMENIVASWYEQGILENIQRNKLIFIETPDGAETSMALEKYQEACENGRGAILLSVARGKVSEGIDFVHHFGRAVIMFGVPYVYTQSRILKARLEYLRDHFQIRENDFLTFDAMRHAAQCVGRAIRGKTDYGLMIFADKRYARADKRGKLPRWIQEHISDGSLNLTVDESIQLSKHFLRQMAQPFRQEDQLGLSLLTLEQLESEEMLQKIAKIAHQT; this is encoded by the exons ATGAA GCTCAACATTGACGGTCTGTTGGTGTATTTTCCATATGACTACATATATCCTGAGCAGTACTCCTACATGCTGGAGCTGAAGAGGACACTGGATGCCAAG ggtcATGGAGTCCTGGAGATGCCGTCAGGAACAGGGAAGACCATCTCCCTGCTGTCCCTCATTGTTGCCTACCAGAAG GCCTTTCCTTTGGAAGTGACCAAGCTAATATACTGCTCCAGAACTGTTCCTGAGATCGAGAAG GTCGTGGAGGAGCTGAGAAAGTTGATGGAGTTTTATTCCAAACAAACTGGAGAGAGCAATAACTTCCTCGCTCTGGCCCTTTCTTCCAGAAAAAACCTCTGCATCCACCCGGAG GTGAGCGCGCTGCGCTACGGTAAGGAGGTTGATGGGAAGTGCCACAGTCTGACCGCCTCGTACATTCGTGCACAACGGCACAGCGACCCCAACCTGCCTTCATGTCGCTTCTATGAG gagTTTGACTCAGTCGGCCGACAGGTGCCTCTTCCTGCTGGAATCTACAACCTCGATGACCTGAAAGACTTTGGCAGGAGGAAAGGCTGGTGTCCCTACTATCTGGCACGACACTCG ATCCTGCATGCCAACATTGTGGTTTACAGCTACCACTACCTGCTGGACCCCAAGATAGCTGATCTGGTGTCCAAGGAGCTGGCCAAGAACTCTGTAGTGGTGTTTGATGAGGCTCATAATATAG ACAATGTGTGTATCGACTCCATGAGCGTGAACATCACCAGACGAACACTCGACCGCTGCCAGAACAACGTGGACACACTTCAGAACACCATAAGCAA GATAAAGGAAACAGACGCTGCTAAACTAAAGCAGGAGTACAGGCGACTGGTGGAGGGACTGAAGGAGGCCAATGTCGCCAGGGAAACCGACGTCTACCTCGCAAATCCCGTGTTACCAGATGAAATTCTTCGAG AGGCAGTCCCTGGTACCATTCGCACAGCAGAGCACTTTGTTGGTTTCTTGAGACGTTTCATGGAGTATCTGAAGTCCCGTCTGAGGGTCCACCATGTCGTACAGGAAAGCACGCCTCAGTTCCTCAAAGACATCTTTGAAAAAGTCTGCATCGACCGCAAGCCTCTCAG GTTTTGTGCAGAGCGGTTACAGTCGTTACTGCGAACTCTGGAGATCGCCGACATCGCAGACTTCTCAGCTGTTACTCTCATCTCTAACTTTGCTACACTGGTCAGCACCTACAGCCAAG gtttcaccatcatcattgaGCCCTTTGAAGACAGAACTCCAACCATCGCCAACCCTGTGCTCCACTTCAG CTGTATGGATCCGTCTATAGCCATCAAACCTGTTTTCCAAAGGTTTCAGTCAGTCGTCATCACCTCTGGG ACTCTCTCTCCGCTGGACATCTATCCCAGAATCCTCGACTTCCGCCCAGTTACCATGGCGTCCTTCACCATGACGCTGGCACGGACCTGCCTCTGTCCTCTG ATCGTCGGCCGGGGAAATGATCAGGTGGCCCTGAGCTCAAAGTTTGAGACCAGAGAAGACTTTG ctgTGATTCGTAACTACGGCAACCTACTCCTAGAAATGTCTGCGATCGTTCCCGATGGCATCGTGGCGTTTTTCACCAGCTACGTTTACATGGAGAACATAGTGGCGTCTTGGTATGAACAG GGTATCTTGGAGAATATCCAGAGAAACAAGCTGATTTTCATTGAGACTCCAGATGGTGCAGAGACGAGCATGGCCCTGGAGAAATATCAGGAG gcttgtgagaatggtAGAGGAGCCATCCTGCTGTCTGTGGCCAGGGGAAAGGTGTCCGAAGGAATAGATTTCG tGCATCACTTTGGCCGAGCTGTCATCATGTTTGGAGTGCCGTACGTTTACACGCAGAGCCGCATCCTAAAG GCTCGTCTGGAGTACCTGCGGGATCACTTTCAGATCAGAGAGAACGACTTTCTGACGTTTGATGCCATGCGTCACGCGGCCCAGTGTGTGGGCAGAGCCATCAGAGGCAAGACCGACTACGGACTCATGATTTTTGCTGACAAG CGTTACGCCCGAGCAGACAAACGCGGGAAGCTTCCTCGCTGGATTCAGGAGCATATCAGTGACGGCAGTCTGAACCTCACCGTGGACGAGTCCATCCAGCTCTCCAAGCACTTCCTCCGGCAGATGGCTCAGCCTTTCAGACAG GAGGACCAGTTGGGTCTGTCTCTGCTGACTCTCGAGCAGCTGGAGTCGGAGGAGATGCTGCAGAAAATCGCTAAGATCGCTCATCAAACCTGA
- the klc3 gene encoding kinesin light chain 3: protein MLSGEEILCSTQQVIAGLEALRGENRGLLESLQEPSESRPTSESGSVEQEKSGIVLQLLERIELGLSEAQVMMALSAHLGSLEAEKQKLRAQVRRLCQENQWLRDELAGAQQRLQDREQEVVTLDEQNKHLQFMSSIRKYDLEEPQLDDKDASSTKESLDDLFPTEDEEQSQMSQPHHSSAAAAAQQGGYEIPARLRTLHNLVIQYASQGRYEVAVPLCKQALEDLEKSSGHTHPDVATMLNILALVYRDQNKYKEAANLLNDALAIREKTLGIDHPAVAATLNNLAVLYGKRGKYKEAEPLCKRALEIREKVLGTDHPDVAKQLNNLALLCQNQGKYQEVEQYYERALHIYQSKLGPDDANVAKTKNNLASCYLKQGKYRQAESLYKEILTRAHEKEFGSVEGDGRPSWSGAEEGGSGQDGLSNLKRSGSFTKLRESIRRSSEKLVRKLRGVGMEETSPKNAGMKRANSLNVLNVGARESQDGAKSSRLTDARGLSSSTQSLTRRGSLGGAS, encoded by the exons ATGTTGTCGGGGGAGGAGATTCTGTGCAGCACGCAGCAGGTGATCGCAGGGTTGGAGGCGCTGAGAGGAGAGAACCGCGGCCTGCTGGAGAGCCTGCAGGAGCCGTCGGAGAGTCGGCCGACGTCGGAGAGCGGCAGCGTGGAGCAGGAGAAGAGCGGCATCGTCCTCCAGTTACTGGAGAGGATAGAGCTGGGGCTCAGCGAGGCGCAG GTGATGATGGCGTTGTCGGCTCACCTGGGTTCACtagaggcagagaaacagaagcTGCGTGCTCAG GTGCGTCGTCTCTGTCAGGAGAATCAGTGGTTGAGGGACGAGCTGGCCGGTGCTCAGCAGCGGCTGCAGGACAGGGAGCAGGAGGTGGTGACCCTGGACGAGCAGAACAAACACCTGCAGTTCATGTCCTCAATACGCAAATACGACCTGGAGGAGCCGCAGCTG GATGACAAAGACGCATCTTCCACCAAGGAGTCTCTGGACGACCTCTTTCCTACAGAAGACGAGGAACAGTCACAAA TGTCTCAGCCTCATCACAGCAGCGCAGCAGCCGCAGCTCAGCAGGGCGGCTACGAGATTCCCGCCCGCCTTCGGACGCTCCACAACCTGGTCATCCAGTATGCATCCCAGGGACGATACGAGGTCGCTGTACCACTCTGCAAACAG GCTTTGGAAGATCTTGAGAAATCCTCAGGCCACACACACCCAGATGTAGCCACCATGCTGAATATACTGGCGCTGGTGTACAG AGACcagaacaaatacaaagaagCAGCCAACCTGCTGAATGACGCGCTGGCGATCAGAGAGAAAACTCTTGGAATCGACCATCCGGCC gtggcAGCAACGCTCAACAACCTGGCGGTGCTTTAtgggaaaagaggaaaatacaAAGAAGCTGAACCGCTGTGTAAAAGAGCTCTGGAGatcagagagaaa GTTCTGGGTACGGACCACCCAGATGTGGCCAAGCAGCTGAACAACCTGGCTCTGTTGTGTCAGAACCAGGGGAAGTACCAGGAGGTGGAGCAGTACTATGAACGCGCTCTGCACATCTACCAGAGCAAACTGGGACCAGATGACGCCAACGTGGCCAAAACCAAGAACAACCTG GCGTCGTGCTATCTTAAGCAGGGGAAATACAGACAAGCTGAATCACTTTACAAAGAGATCCTGACCAGAGCACATGAAAAGGAGTTTGGATCTGTAGAAG GCGATGGTCGTCCCAGCTGGTCCGGCGCCGAGGAGGGCGGCTCTGGCCAGGACGGACTCAGTAACCTCAAGCGCAGTGGCTCCTTCACCAAACTCAGAGAGTCGATACGCCGAAGCAGTGAGAAACTGGTCCGCAAGCTGAGAGGCGTCGGAATGGAAGAAACAAGCCCGAAGAATGCTGG GATGAAGAGGGCGAACTCTCTAAATGTGCTGAATGTTGGAGCCAGAGAGAGTCAGGACGGTGCCAAG TCGAGCCGTTTGACAGATGCTCGAGGCCTGAGCTCCAGCACGCAGAGCCTGACCAGACGAGGTTCACTCGGTGGGGCCAGctaa